Proteins encoded by one window of Rutidosis leptorrhynchoides isolate AG116_Rl617_1_P2 chromosome 7, CSIRO_AGI_Rlap_v1, whole genome shotgun sequence:
- the LOC139859958 gene encoding uncharacterized protein, translating to MGLTVTKKKRMQKSLEDLMTFNTDSWVLCGDFNESAFAQNGSILDGVIVVNEVIGDGIWNRVEKPDGIMFSPNNGIDSDNGSPTLDFKLESELRQDDLLSPILFIIASEGLYMLFKSAYKSALFKGVEVGKDTIYISHLHYDTIITGDGSNRNIQRLQLLKDFKMF from the exons atgggcCTCACAGTGACGAAAAAGAAAAGGATGCAGAAGAGTCTCGAGGATCTAATGACTTTCAACACTGATTCATGGGTGCTTTGCGGAGATTTTAATGAG AGTGCTTTCGCTCAAAATGGGTCGATCCTTGACGGGGTCATTGTGGTAAATGAAGTAATTG GTGATGGTATTTGGAACAGAGTGGAGAAACCGGATGGAATCATGTTTTCACCCAACAATGGTATTGATTCTGATAATGGATCTCCCACTTTAGATTTCAAGCTAGAGAGTGAATTACGCCAAGACGATCTCTTATCACCCATCCTTTTTATCATTGCGAGTGAAGGACTTTATATGTTATTCAAGTCAGCATATAAAAGTGCTCTCTTTAAAGGAGTTGAAGTTGGGAAGGATACGATTTATATTTCACATCTTCACTATGATACCATCATTACTGGAGACGGGTCGAATAGAAACATACAACGATTGCAACTTCTTAAAGATTTTAAAATGTTTTGA